A region of Salinibacter sp. 10B DNA encodes the following proteins:
- a CDS encoding diguanylate cyclase: protein MLPYVEAFSYFRPEEDELPPRKASQIQLYRLLSLLGAVLLPVFGLIRTFLTPEETDPLWARLSISGIIVGLLIASYVWRRVRENYGTWIQVLLYGIVVWSALLAALNQFASDYTVGFLIVFMVGGSVIGFQTRKIGPVLWFAGVGIFGVGAGLVLGAPPEVSPLLLFAGITTVTLIEILTLFWWLSFQETIRQQEEQLQTITENISDGIYRSAPGEGLIYANQAFTEMFGYESVEEILTVRPGALYDDPAAREAVRAQAQEEGKLGPVEVELQRKDGSTFTGRLRGAVVWDEDGTVRFYDGVVTDITQRKRRERELARRKALLEAQAEATIDGLLVVDNERDISFYNERFLEIWNIPKEIVNRSSTEIPLDRILLEAVTELLSRPEEFREKVEYLYDHPDERSRDLIQLTDGRWVDRYSAPISGEDGSHFGRLWVFRDVAEQKRREQKLRHEATHDALTGLPNRAALHEELEGLVEQKRRGALLYLDLDHFKQVNDRFGHDVGDQVLSCVADRLEGVVRDADLVARLGGDEFAVCLSGPTDTETAGRIAKRIYEVLSTAFEVGGQEVYVPPSIGGVTRLSRFGSVEEALSEADAAMYESKKYSRTARSSDQPFVISEASDPRKIDMEFATSEKPH from the coding sequence ATGTTACCATACGTTGAAGCATTTTCTTATTTCCGGCCCGAGGAGGACGAGCTGCCTCCGCGAAAAGCATCTCAGATTCAGCTCTATCGTCTCCTGAGCCTTCTTGGGGCGGTGCTTCTACCCGTCTTCGGTCTCATCCGTACATTCCTTACCCCGGAGGAGACCGATCCGCTTTGGGCTCGTCTCTCGATCTCGGGAATCATTGTGGGCCTGCTGATTGCTTCCTACGTCTGGAGGCGCGTACGAGAGAACTACGGGACGTGGATACAGGTCCTCCTCTACGGGATTGTCGTGTGGTCGGCCCTTCTGGCTGCGCTGAACCAATTCGCCAGTGACTACACGGTCGGTTTTCTGATCGTGTTTATGGTGGGAGGCTCCGTCATTGGCTTCCAGACACGGAAGATTGGGCCGGTTTTATGGTTCGCAGGGGTTGGGATTTTCGGGGTTGGAGCGGGGCTTGTCTTGGGTGCCCCTCCGGAGGTGAGCCCGTTGCTCCTTTTCGCGGGCATAACAACCGTAACCCTCATCGAGATCCTCACGCTCTTTTGGTGGCTCTCTTTTCAAGAGACCATTCGGCAGCAGGAGGAGCAACTTCAGACGATTACCGAAAACATTTCGGATGGTATTTATCGGTCGGCCCCGGGCGAGGGGCTCATTTATGCCAATCAGGCCTTTACCGAGATGTTTGGCTACGAGAGTGTAGAGGAAATTCTTACGGTTCGCCCAGGGGCGCTATACGATGACCCAGCCGCTCGCGAGGCTGTGCGGGCGCAAGCGCAGGAGGAGGGAAAACTTGGACCTGTGGAGGTTGAGCTTCAGCGGAAAGACGGGTCGACGTTTACAGGACGTCTTCGAGGAGCGGTCGTCTGGGACGAAGACGGCACGGTTCGGTTTTACGATGGCGTCGTGACGGATATCACCCAGCGCAAACGCAGAGAGCGAGAATTGGCCCGTCGGAAGGCCCTGCTTGAGGCACAGGCCGAGGCCACGATCGACGGTCTACTCGTCGTTGATAACGAACGAGATATTTCCTTTTACAACGAGCGCTTCCTTGAAATCTGGAACATCCCGAAAGAGATCGTGAATCGGTCTTCGACCGAGATTCCCCTCGATCGGATTCTTCTCGAAGCCGTCACTGAGCTGCTTTCCCGTCCCGAGGAATTTCGAGAGAAGGTCGAATATCTCTACGATCATCCCGATGAACGCAGTCGCGACCTCATTCAACTCACGGATGGGCGGTGGGTCGACCGATACAGCGCTCCAATCTCTGGCGAGGACGGATCGCACTTTGGGCGGCTTTGGGTCTTCCGGGATGTGGCTGAACAGAAGCGGCGAGAGCAGAAACTTCGACACGAGGCAACGCACGATGCGCTCACTGGGCTCCCGAACCGGGCCGCTTTGCACGAAGAATTGGAGGGGTTGGTTGAGCAGAAACGTCGAGGCGCTTTGTTGTATCTTGATTTGGACCACTTTAAGCAGGTGAACGACCGCTTCGGCCACGATGTGGGAGATCAGGTGTTGAGCTGCGTGGCGGATCGGCTTGAAGGAGTAGTACGAGACGCCGATCTGGTGGCGCGGCTCGGGGGGGACGAGTTCGCCGTTTGTCTTTCGGGACCAACCGATACGGAGACCGCTGGAAGAATCGCGAAGCGAATCTACGAGGTGCTCAGCACGGCCTTTGAGGTGGGAGGACAAGAGGTGTACGTGCCTCCGAGTATTGGAGGGGTTACGAGGCTTTCTCGGTTTGGATCGGTTGAGGAGGCGCTGTCCGAGGCCGATGCGGCCATGTACGAGTCAAAGAAATACTCTCGGACTGCGAGATCTTCTGACCAGCCCTTTGTCATATCGGAGGCGTCTGATCCTCGAAAGATCGACATGGAGTTTGCGACCAGCGAGAAGCCCCATTAG
- a CDS encoding iron transporter: MTLLIVVLSFVVQGPAAHAQEAVFGEEVVEPGIKFTFIAAPKDAVQPGAKHLSENATDIHLEVLAGWTEDAAETVGAPAGGFVPYLHLFARVTNEETGQTQKISLVPHINLSDNAHYARNVALPGAPDDPYTVTFSVNPPQEFEVATHRDWRQKYGDSLFEATTVTYENLQLEEVAKATR, encoded by the coding sequence ATGACCCTTCTGATCGTCGTTCTCTCGTTTGTCGTCCAGGGGCCCGCGGCCCACGCTCAGGAGGCCGTCTTTGGGGAAGAGGTCGTTGAACCAGGCATCAAATTTACGTTCATCGCCGCCCCGAAAGATGCTGTGCAACCCGGTGCTAAGCACCTGTCCGAGAACGCAACGGACATCCACTTGGAGGTGCTTGCGGGCTGGACGGAGGATGCCGCGGAAACGGTTGGGGCGCCCGCCGGAGGATTCGTGCCCTATCTACACCTCTTTGCTCGCGTGACGAATGAGGAAACCGGCCAGACGCAAAAGATCAGCCTGGTGCCGCACATCAATCTTTCTGACAATGCGCATTATGCCCGCAACGTGGCCCTGCCGGGTGCGCCGGACGATCCGTACACGGTGACGTTCTCCGTGAATCCGCCCCAGGAGTTCGAGGTGGCCACTCACCGCGACTGGCGCCAGAAGTATGGAGATTCGCTTTTTGAGGCGACGACCGTTACGTACGAGAACCTTCAACTGGAGGAGGTAGCGAAGGCGACGCGGTAG
- a CDS encoding DUF4835 family protein has translation MLTQIRWFGLAVLLFGGVVAFQPVAAQELSCQVQLDRSQLSGSEFSFLDDLERRIEEYMNTQTWTDEEFLAHEQIVCSMQIIILESISLSEFRSRLVVTTRRPIYGTSQSTTVIRVNDPEWRFEYGRGTSLSFDLEQYNALTSVLDFYAYLILGYDYDTFSELGGTPYFETARRIANRAEGSGDPGWSSVSNQRNRRQLINDLLAQRHQPLRRAYYRYHLQGLDRFVQEPEKARGVVLEVVESLQDLNQTLTGSYPLDLFFATKYQELTAIFADGDLQNRAYNLLTQVDPSHSTEYNKLIQ, from the coding sequence GTGCTGACGCAAATCCGATGGTTTGGCCTTGCAGTGCTTCTCTTTGGGGGAGTGGTAGCGTTCCAACCGGTCGCTGCGCAAGAGTTGTCCTGCCAGGTACAGCTCGATCGGTCCCAATTGAGTGGCTCCGAATTTTCCTTTCTCGATGACCTGGAGCGGCGCATCGAGGAGTACATGAACACCCAAACCTGGACGGACGAGGAATTTCTGGCACACGAACAGATCGTGTGCTCGATGCAAATTATCATCCTGGAGTCGATTAGTCTATCGGAGTTTCGGTCTCGCCTCGTCGTCACCACCCGACGTCCCATCTACGGCACCTCGCAGTCAACCACTGTCATTCGGGTGAACGACCCGGAGTGGCGCTTCGAATACGGACGCGGTACCTCACTGAGTTTTGACCTGGAGCAGTACAACGCCCTTACGTCTGTTCTCGACTTTTACGCGTACCTCATTCTTGGCTACGACTACGATACCTTCAGTGAACTCGGGGGCACGCCGTACTTCGAGACTGCTCGGCGGATTGCCAACCGAGCCGAAGGAAGTGGGGACCCCGGCTGGTCGTCCGTCAGCAATCAGCGCAATCGTCGTCAACTCATCAACGACCTGCTGGCCCAACGCCATCAGCCCCTCCGTCGGGCGTACTACCGCTACCACCTTCAGGGCCTGGACCGCTTCGTACAAGAACCTGAAAAGGCGAGGGGTGTGGTGCTGGAGGTGGTAGAATCGCTTCAGGATTTGAATCAGACCCTAACCGGGTCTTATCCCCTCGACCTCTTCTTTGCAACGAAGTATCAGGAACTCACCGCGATTTTTGCGGACGGCGACCTACAAAATCGAGCGTATAATCTTCTGACGCAGGTGGACCCCTCTCATTCCACCGAGTACAATAAGTTGATTCAGTAA
- a CDS encoding NUDIX pyrophosphatase, whose amino-acid sequence MSKTSIRVVDVYPYRETSVNPEFLLLRRAPDTKYAGQWRMVGGKIRTDEAAWETGLREVKEETGQAPTHFWSLPSVNAFYEWQEDRINLSPAFGAALSDDPTLDDEHDAFGWWPAREAAQRLDWPEQKRLLRLADRMLRDGIPPSLVIAT is encoded by the coding sequence ATGTCTAAGACCAGCATTCGCGTCGTCGACGTGTACCCGTACCGCGAGACCTCCGTCAACCCCGAGTTTCTGCTGCTGCGTCGCGCCCCGGACACCAAGTACGCCGGGCAGTGGCGCATGGTGGGAGGCAAAATCAGGACCGACGAGGCAGCGTGGGAGACCGGACTGCGGGAGGTGAAAGAGGAAACCGGCCAAGCCCCTACGCACTTCTGGTCGCTGCCCTCGGTGAACGCATTTTACGAGTGGCAAGAAGATCGCATCAACCTGTCCCCGGCGTTCGGGGCCGCTCTTTCGGACGATCCGACCCTCGACGACGAGCACGATGCCTTCGGCTGGTGGCCCGCGCGCGAGGCGGCCCAGCGCCTTGATTGGCCCGAGCAAAAGCGCCTTCTCCGCCTGGCCGACCGCATGCTCCGCGACGGGATCCCTCCCAGTCTTGTGATTGCTACGTAA
- a CDS encoding TonB-dependent receptor: MTLRTVLSSILFLIVLTASPVQAQSTRGAVTGTVTGPNGAPLPGVQVVDPALQRGTTTGADGQYRLDNLPTGDHTLEFRFVGYQTAVREVTLDAGETLQLDVSLKTRVLQTDGVTVTGTARARSTLRAPQDVDVMSTEDFQGRNSASLGKLLQENVDGVSSVQTGSQAGKPVLRGLSGNRVVLLKDGIAQEYYQFGVRHFPTTNASEAERVEVVRGASSILYGSDALGGAINVISKPAPTTGVDEFEVGGAASTQYFTNNNERSVSLDLSAAQGNVGWRVGAERRVADDYHTPDASTFFETQKGGTYGDPKYTGEVPFTNFEQWSTYGQVGLQGAFGTLQLYGDYWSNAHNFLLPTGGPNDNNPNSPPPNGLGQNLEHSNVVLKGNLVSDGFVFKPRLSWQRSLRQSGAPGTALGDIRDNGGLGGFDYPLDLKTDIYTGRLEVAHPTIGALSGTIGAEVQHQNADTRGPAELQPSAKTWNTGLFLFEDLDLDPITISFGSRVDVRTVEAVPNERTTDADELENTYTTLSGSVGASYAFGDGYAIATNLSSGFRAPSVFELYASGVHGGVAAFQVGNPDLGPERSYSADFSFRVRRDRVTAEVTGYVNAIQNYVYLENTGETNTGSGLPVFAADQTDAMIPGIEATVEARPLPWLQVGTSTAVLDGTGDGLGAQGSDGQLPLLPSNTVSGFARWIPADTGPLSNSQVEFSVKHAFQKDAAGRFEPFSQFDGEFGPPFGTASTRAYSVVNLEARTTLDLGLGAPLTVSVGVDNLLDETYRDFLDTYKGYALSPGRDVQFSLSTTF, translated from the coding sequence ATGACCCTTCGTACGGTTCTTTCGAGTATTCTTTTTCTCATTGTTCTTACCGCATCGCCCGTTCAGGCCCAGTCCACGCGCGGTGCCGTGACCGGCACGGTCACGGGCCCCAATGGCGCCCCGTTGCCGGGCGTACAGGTCGTCGATCCGGCCCTGCAGCGTGGCACCACCACCGGGGCCGACGGGCAGTATCGCCTCGACAACCTTCCCACCGGCGATCACACCCTCGAATTTCGCTTCGTCGGCTACCAGACCGCCGTTCGTGAGGTGACGCTCGACGCCGGCGAGACGCTGCAATTGGACGTCTCCCTTAAGACGCGGGTGTTGCAGACCGACGGAGTGACCGTGACCGGCACGGCTCGGGCCCGAAGCACGCTCCGTGCCCCACAGGACGTGGATGTGATGAGCACGGAGGATTTTCAGGGCCGCAACAGCGCCTCTCTCGGCAAGCTCCTGCAGGAAAACGTGGACGGTGTGTCGTCCGTGCAGACCGGCTCGCAGGCGGGTAAACCAGTACTCCGCGGCCTGAGCGGCAACCGGGTCGTGTTGCTGAAGGACGGCATCGCGCAGGAGTACTATCAGTTTGGCGTGCGCCACTTTCCTACCACCAACGCGAGTGAGGCTGAGCGCGTGGAGGTGGTGCGCGGCGCCAGCAGCATCCTCTACGGGTCCGACGCTCTGGGCGGGGCCATCAACGTCATTAGCAAGCCGGCGCCCACCACTGGTGTCGACGAGTTTGAGGTGGGCGGGGCTGCATCGACTCAGTACTTCACCAACAACAACGAGCGATCCGTTTCTCTCGACCTGAGTGCGGCGCAGGGGAACGTCGGGTGGCGCGTGGGAGCCGAGCGTCGCGTAGCCGACGACTATCACACGCCCGATGCCTCGACCTTTTTCGAAACGCAAAAAGGCGGCACCTACGGCGATCCCAAATACACCGGTGAGGTGCCGTTCACCAATTTTGAGCAGTGGAGTACCTACGGGCAGGTGGGCCTTCAGGGGGCGTTCGGGACCCTGCAACTGTACGGCGATTACTGGTCGAACGCCCACAATTTCCTGCTGCCCACGGGGGGACCGAACGACAATAATCCGAACTCGCCGCCACCCAACGGACTCGGCCAGAATCTGGAGCACAGCAACGTGGTGTTGAAAGGCAATCTGGTGTCCGACGGATTCGTGTTCAAGCCGCGGCTGAGCTGGCAGCGGTCCCTCCGGCAGTCGGGCGCACCGGGCACCGCGCTCGGCGACATCCGCGACAATGGCGGACTGGGTGGGTTCGACTACCCGCTCGACCTCAAGACCGACATCTACACCGGACGGCTGGAGGTGGCCCACCCGACGATCGGTGCCCTCAGCGGTACGATCGGGGCCGAGGTGCAGCACCAGAACGCCGATACGCGTGGTCCGGCGGAGCTGCAGCCGTCGGCAAAAACGTGGAATACGGGTCTCTTCCTGTTCGAAGACCTGGATCTCGATCCGATCACGATCTCTTTCGGAAGCCGCGTGGACGTGCGCACGGTGGAGGCGGTGCCGAATGAGCGCACGACCGACGCCGATGAGTTGGAAAATACCTACACCACGCTCTCGGGGTCTGTGGGCGCCAGCTACGCCTTCGGCGACGGGTACGCAATCGCGACGAATCTGAGCTCCGGCTTCCGCGCGCCGAGCGTGTTTGAGCTCTACGCGAGCGGGGTGCACGGCGGTGTGGCGGCCTTCCAGGTCGGGAATCCGGACCTGGGGCCGGAGCGCTCCTACAGCGCCGACTTCTCGTTCCGTGTTCGACGCGATCGGGTGACCGCCGAGGTGACGGGCTACGTCAACGCCATTCAAAACTACGTCTACCTGGAGAACACCGGCGAGACCAACACGGGGTCCGGTCTGCCGGTCTTTGCGGCGGACCAGACGGACGCCATGATCCCGGGCATCGAGGCGACGGTGGAGGCCCGTCCCCTGCCGTGGCTGCAGGTGGGCACCAGCACCGCTGTGCTCGACGGCACGGGCGACGGGCTGGGCGCGCAGGGCAGCGACGGCCAACTCCCGCTCCTGCCCTCCAATACTGTGAGCGGCTTCGCGCGCTGGATTCCTGCCGACACCGGTCCCCTCAGCAACTCGCAGGTGGAGTTCTCCGTGAAGCACGCCTTCCAAAAAGACGCCGCCGGCCGCTTTGAACCGTTCTCCCAATTCGATGGAGAGTTTGGGCCGCCGTTCGGTACGGCGTCGACGCGGGCCTACAGCGTAGTGAACCTTGAGGCGCGCACCACGCTGGACCTGGGCCTCGGCGCGCCGCTGACGGTCTCGGTCGGGGTCGACAACCTGCTCGACGAGACGTACCGCGACTTTCTGGACACCTACAAGGGATACGCCCTCTCGCCGGGGCGCGACGTGCAGTTTAGCCTCTCCACGACGTTCTAG
- a CDS encoding phosphatase PAP2 family protein gives MARGAALLLVFFCASAENGQAQPAKAPVPFCEERARQTRTLDTKGLAAVYCTSHPGVVRPLRWAHASAYPVFYGAVPLAWGAALLRAGDDVSDAYRLTLTQGATFGLVYGLKRAVGRPRPYVHRALTARSAHHPAAGDRFTSFPSGHAALSAALATSWSLSHPRWYVIGPGIVWATAVSLSRMHLGVHYPSDVLVGAALGTGLAVLIHQFRNALTPDRVQANPMGTSSAPAPISVQIQF, from the coding sequence ATGGCTCGCGGGGCCGCCCTGTTGCTTGTGTTTTTCTGCGCGAGTGCAGAGAACGGACAGGCCCAACCGGCAAAGGCCCCGGTCCCGTTCTGCGAGGAGAGGGCACGCCAAACGAGAACGCTCGACACGAAAGGGCTCGCGGCAGTGTACTGCACATCTCACCCGGGGGTCGTCCGGCCTCTCCGGTGGGCGCATGCCTCTGCGTATCCCGTGTTCTACGGGGCCGTACCGCTGGCGTGGGGAGCAGCCCTCCTACGAGCGGGCGACGATGTTTCTGATGCATACCGCCTCACGCTCACGCAGGGCGCAACCTTCGGGCTCGTCTATGGGCTCAAGCGGGCGGTGGGGCGCCCCCGTCCGTACGTGCACCGTGCGCTCACGGCTCGCTCCGCTCATCATCCAGCGGCCGGAGACCGGTTCACCTCTTTTCCGTCCGGTCACGCCGCATTGTCGGCCGCACTGGCCACGTCGTGGAGTCTTTCCCACCCCCGGTGGTACGTGATTGGGCCAGGGATCGTGTGGGCCACGGCCGTGTCTCTGAGTCGCATGCATCTCGGCGTACACTACCCGAGTGACGTACTCGTGGGCGCGGCCCTGGGAACGGGGCTTGCAGTGCTCATTCATCAATTCCGGAATGCCCTCACGCCGGATCGCGTCCAAGCGAATCCGATGGGAACATCTTCGGCCCCTGCTCCAATTTCCGTCCAGATTCAATTCTGA
- a CDS encoding type II toxin-antitoxin system prevent-host-death family antitoxin → MYNTEGVDSIATITELRAETANLITHVRETKRGVLIQKNNEPHAVLIDWETYRKIKKKLGVSALSEIEDL, encoded by the coding sequence ATGTACAACACTGAAGGCGTTGATTCCATTGCTACCATTACCGAGCTTCGAGCCGAAACGGCGAATCTGATTACCCATGTTCGGGAGACGAAGCGCGGGGTGCTCATTCAGAAGAACAACGAGCCACACGCCGTTCTCATCGACTGGGAGACGTACCGGAAAATTAAGAAGAAGCTCGGGGTTAGCGCCCTTTCTGAAATCGAAGACCTTTAG
- a CDS encoding J domain-containing protein encodes MDDRSNASPPNYYARLGVRPSASASEIRDAYRKKARETHPDRNPDDPQAAERFQKVKKAYQVLRDPERRTHYDDTRAARRRVPNGLTINQQAPAGCGGYLWRVLAGMLAFGVFLILEVMDVWATDNLWTLTLGVGIASGIAGIIAVLVAWQFPDEATDVMVRFTQDRVLMRADGQTTFRIDWADVSAVHLREEGWTVQMVVDRASARALRPVPPVMTEVEHRRQETAIWLDLSDTDVPREVLLSFLRTTATIPFPHSRTEEADSPSSRDR; translated from the coding sequence ATGGATGATCGCTCCAACGCATCGCCACCGAACTACTACGCGCGGCTTGGCGTCCGTCCCTCCGCTTCGGCGAGCGAAATCCGCGACGCCTACCGTAAGAAGGCGCGCGAGACGCACCCCGATCGCAACCCGGACGATCCCCAGGCAGCCGAACGCTTTCAGAAGGTGAAAAAGGCGTACCAGGTGCTGCGCGATCCGGAACGGCGCACCCACTACGACGACACGCGGGCCGCCCGTCGCCGGGTCCCCAACGGGCTCACGATCAACCAGCAGGCACCGGCCGGGTGTGGAGGATATCTGTGGCGGGTGCTGGCCGGGATGCTCGCTTTTGGGGTTTTTCTCATCCTCGAAGTCATGGATGTGTGGGCCACCGATAATCTGTGGACGCTCACACTGGGGGTAGGCATCGCGTCGGGGATTGCCGGCATCATCGCCGTTCTCGTCGCATGGCAGTTCCCGGATGAAGCCACCGACGTGATGGTCCGCTTTACGCAGGACCGGGTGCTCATGCGTGCCGATGGACAGACGACATTTCGAATTGACTGGGCCGACGTGTCCGCTGTGCATCTTCGTGAAGAGGGGTGGACGGTACAGATGGTCGTTGACAGGGCGTCTGCTCGTGCACTGCGACCAGTTCCTCCGGTTATGACGGAGGTCGAGCATCGACGACAAGAGACTGCAATCTGGCTCGACCTTTCTGATACCGACGTGCCCCGCGAGGTCCTGCTCTCCTTTCTACGCACCACCGCTACCATCCCGTTTCCACATTCACGCACAGAGGAGGCAGATTCGCCATCCTCCCGGGACCGATAG
- a CDS encoding YkvA family protein, whose translation MTDSASSDSSRLRRFLPAPDRVREQARSVVPKVKARARLLRRKLRDVELSDETDALDALDTEFVEDGARTVTDTDVETVVEEADAIEERFRNNGPLRRLLDDGQLLLDLVRDVRRGAYQRVPLWTLSAAVFALLYVLNPLDLIPDTLPIVGVLDDAAVVSACLALLEQDLYDYRAWRQEAASASTEAKESPS comes from the coding sequence ATGACCGATTCCGCCTCGTCCGACTCTTCGCGCCTGCGTCGATTCCTTCCCGCCCCCGATCGCGTACGGGAACAGGCCCGCAGCGTAGTACCGAAAGTCAAAGCACGTGCCCGCCTCCTGCGACGGAAGCTGCGGGACGTGGAATTGTCGGATGAGACCGATGCACTCGATGCTCTCGATACGGAGTTCGTCGAAGACGGAGCACGCACTGTGACGGACACCGACGTGGAAACCGTAGTTGAGGAGGCCGATGCAATCGAGGAACGGTTTCGGAACAACGGCCCGCTCCGCCGCCTGCTAGACGACGGACAGCTGCTGCTCGATCTGGTGCGCGACGTGCGACGGGGTGCCTATCAGCGCGTGCCCCTATGGACCCTGAGCGCTGCGGTCTTCGCACTTCTCTACGTATTGAACCCGCTTGATCTTATCCCGGATACACTTCCGATCGTAGGGGTGCTCGACGATGCAGCGGTCGTGTCGGCGTGCCTGGCCCTGCTGGAACAAGACCTCTATGACTATCGGGCGTGGCGGCAGGAAGCAGCCTCGGCTTCGACGGAGGCGAAGGAATCCCCCTCCTGA
- the recA gene encoding recombinase RecA → MSDENGEAKEKALDLAVKQIQREHGKGSIMRLSDDPNRQVEAIPTGSLALDSALGVGGVPRGRIIEIFGPESSGKTTLATHIIAEAQKLGGACAFIDAEHAFDPNYAEQLGVNIDELLISQPDTGEQALNIADTLVRSGALDVIAIDSVSALVPQAELEGDMGDTHVGLQARLMSQALRKLAGTINRTKTALIFINQIRMKIGVMFGNPETTSGGRALKFYSSVRMDIRRIGAVKDGQDVIGNKTRVKIKKNKVAPPFKEAEFDIIYGEGISSLGELIDLGTEHDILEKRGSWYSYGEETIAQGREATKEWLEEHPEERQEIKLAIRKELGMISEEEMEELEEAEDEETEAAEADEDS, encoded by the coding sequence ATGTCAGACGAAAACGGGGAAGCCAAAGAGAAAGCACTCGACCTTGCCGTCAAGCAAATTCAGCGGGAGCACGGTAAGGGATCCATCATGCGGCTGAGTGACGACCCGAACCGGCAGGTGGAAGCAATTCCCACGGGATCTCTCGCCCTCGATTCGGCACTGGGCGTCGGAGGAGTTCCCCGGGGCCGCATCATCGAGATCTTCGGCCCGGAGTCGTCGGGAAAGACGACGCTTGCAACCCACATCATTGCCGAGGCTCAAAAGTTGGGAGGCGCCTGTGCCTTTATCGACGCGGAGCACGCGTTCGATCCTAATTATGCTGAGCAGTTGGGCGTAAACATCGACGAGTTGCTCATTTCCCAGCCCGATACTGGCGAGCAGGCGCTCAATATTGCCGATACGCTGGTGCGGAGCGGAGCGCTCGACGTGATCGCCATCGACTCGGTGTCGGCCCTCGTGCCCCAGGCGGAACTCGAAGGAGACATGGGAGACACGCACGTCGGCCTGCAGGCTCGCCTCATGAGCCAGGCGCTGCGCAAGCTGGCCGGAACCATCAACCGCACGAAGACGGCGTTGATCTTCATCAATCAGATCCGCATGAAGATCGGGGTCATGTTTGGCAATCCGGAGACCACTTCTGGAGGGCGCGCGCTCAAGTTTTACTCGTCGGTCCGCATGGACATCCGCCGTATCGGTGCGGTAAAAGACGGGCAGGATGTGATTGGCAACAAGACGCGGGTGAAGATCAAAAAGAACAAGGTGGCCCCTCCTTTCAAAGAAGCCGAGTTCGATATTATTTACGGAGAGGGCATCTCCTCACTCGGGGAGCTCATCGACCTGGGAACCGAGCACGACATCCTGGAGAAGCGCGGGTCCTGGTACTCGTACGGGGAAGAGACCATCGCGCAGGGACGGGAGGCCACGAAGGAGTGGCTGGAAGAGCATCCGGAGGAGCGACAGGAAATCAAGCTGGCAATCCGGAAGGAGCTCGGCATGATCTCCGAGGAGGAGATGGAAGAGCTGGAAGAGGCGGAAGACGAGGAGACCGAAGCGGCGGAGGCGGACGAGGACTCCTAA
- a CDS encoding VOC family protein, whose protein sequence is MPAPPEFVLETGLYALDLDAAETFYGDVLGLDVLFREEGRHVFFRCGIGTVLVFNPKTTRVGETLPAHGTEGEGHVAFAVETDQLMAWRRHFSAHDIAVEHTERWGDGKRSMYVRDPAGNSVELATPTLWGTATRGDRLRQARPSLDLRTSESSPVEQFQNETLRPVLKLLNPTILRLVAARLVRYGVGFANMDRTDQRDRLRNLLKEDGRLKQTLLGMVVGHLTDDELTVYLDHREEVRRRCVPMLLARAQDQIDTIAEWTET, encoded by the coding sequence ATGCCTGCCCCGCCGGAATTTGTACTGGAAACCGGGCTTTACGCCTTGGACTTGGACGCCGCCGAGACGTTCTACGGCGATGTGCTGGGGTTGGACGTGTTGTTTCGAGAAGAGGGGCGTCACGTTTTCTTCCGATGCGGGATCGGTACCGTGCTCGTATTCAACCCGAAGACTACCCGTGTGGGGGAGACACTTCCGGCGCACGGCACGGAGGGAGAGGGGCACGTGGCCTTTGCGGTGGAGACTGACCAACTGATGGCGTGGCGTCGGCACTTTTCCGCTCACGACATCGCGGTGGAGCACACCGAACGGTGGGGAGACGGGAAGCGGTCGATGTACGTCCGCGATCCTGCCGGCAATAGTGTGGAGCTTGCCACACCCACCCTCTGGGGGACCGCAACACGTGGCGATCGGCTCCGGCAGGCACGTCCGTCCCTCGACTTGCGCACGTCGGAGTCGTCCCCCGTCGAGCAGTTTCAGAACGAGACGCTGCGGCCCGTTCTGAAGTTGCTGAATCCTACGATCCTGCGCCTCGTTGCGGCCCGACTTGTCCGGTACGGCGTCGGCTTTGCCAACATGGACCGGACGGACCAGCGGGACCGCCTCCGCAACCTTCTCAAGGAGGACGGGCGATTGAAGCAGACGCTTCTCGGCATGGTGGTTGGTCACCTCACTGACGACGAACTCACCGTGTACCTCGATCACAGAGAAGAGGTTCGGCGTCGCTGCGTGCCGATGCTTCTGGCCCGCGCGCAAGATCAGATCGACACGATTGCGGAATGGACAGAGACGTAA